In the genome of Dioscorea cayenensis subsp. rotundata cultivar TDr96_F1 chromosome 1, TDr96_F1_v2_PseudoChromosome.rev07_lg8_w22 25.fasta, whole genome shotgun sequence, one region contains:
- the LOC120258563 gene encoding LOW QUALITY PROTEIN: protein PAM71-homolog, chloroplastic (The sequence of the model RefSeq protein was modified relative to this genomic sequence to represent the inferred CDS: deleted 1 base in 1 codon) produces MLSCDLQARLLSSGKSPALAFSVSSPFLNRRIEFRRSSIDLRFEIISSRLKLSRGSVRAQASNVNIGAGGYDGSGEIENTRNPADNTSGKTSSELGKQFSGFRYLLSISGVLLGCSLVFSLVAFAKIGPSALMSALAKSGFTAAFTLIFVSEIGDKTFFIAALLAMQYDKALVLLGSMGALSLMTILSVIIGRVFQSVPAQFQTSRYAAVALLTFFGYKSIKDAWELPSVEKKHSGDSPGLGELVEAEELVKEKVAKKLTSPLEVVWESFSLVFFAEWGDRSMLATIALGAAQSPWGVAGGAIAGHLVATAIAVIGGALLANYISEKVVGYLGGVLFLIFAIATLLGIF; encoded by the exons atgttGTCTTGCGATCTCCAAGCTCGTCTCCTTTCAAGCGGGAAATCCCCTGCTCTTGCTTTCTCTGTTTCCTCTCCATTTTTAAACCGTCGAATTGAATTCAGAAGGTCTTCGATTGATT TAAGATTTGAAATCATATCTTCAAGATTGAAGTTATCGAGAGGAAGCGTTAGAGCACAGGCGTCAAATGTCAATATTGGAGCTGGAGGTTATGATGGGTCAGGAGAGATTGAAAATACCAGGAATCCTGCAGATAACACATCCGGAAAAACCTCTTCTGAATT GGGAAAGCAATTTTCTGGATTTCGTTATCTACTTTCTATTTCAGGAGTCCTACTTGGATGCTCACTAGTGTTTTCACTTGTTGCTTTCGCAAAGATTGGCCCTTCTGCTCTTATGTCCGCACTAGCAAAATCAGGCTTCACTGCTGCATTCACATTGATATTTGTTTCTGAGATTGGAGACAAG ACATTTTTCATCGCA GCCTTGTTGGCTATGCAATATGACAAAGCACTG GTTTTACTTGGGTCCATGGGTGCTCTTTCCCTTATGACAATCTTATCCGTCATAATAGGCCGGGTTTTCCAGTCTGTACCTGCACAGTTCCAGACAAGTAGG TATGCGGCAGTGGCACTTCTTACATTCTTCGGTTACAAGTCAATAAAAGATGCATGGGAGCTTCCATCAGTTGAGAAGAAGCACAGCGGAGATAGCCCTGGATTGGGAGAGCTTGTAGAAGCTGAGGAGCTTGTGAAGGAAAAG GTTGCCAAGAAACTAACCAGCCCTCTTGAGGTTGTCTGGGAGTCCTTCAGCCTTGTATTCTTTGCA GAATGGGGTGATCGCTCAATGCTGGCTACAATTGCACTTGGTGCTGCCCAG TCTCCTTGGGGAGTAGCTGGCGGAGCCATTGCCGGACACCTAGTTGCAACAGCAATTGCTGTTATAGGCGGAGCACTTCTGGCTAATTATATCTCAGAAAAAGTG GTTGGATATTTGGGTGGAGTTTTGTTTCTGATTTTTGCCATTGCTACACTGCTGGGTATTTTCTGA
- the LOC120258571 gene encoding uncharacterized protein LOC120258571, which produces MVASMTQTLQLQLHIILLNTLTDQMITADRWALLISNPIYAKEDRGQKRSTTLGELLSFPKVEKEDEGARGLTVSSSRPFGEEQDPSFSAACFGNMRTLSRSKSLSSSLVNEQCTGLNTEASEEDQPSPDSVLAAPFEDASRSSESNHDRNSRLLSRSIPIRSVSRHFTWDDTDMESAALQSSQERTKSLLKSNEEEQKWFNFIHNMLDSNNFTQLDSPKEVNQRLMFDCVNEALSEISKNATMVAYPGIRACNGLWKQSSSSSNHLSTQVWELLRYWMSNTGSNALEVVYKNVKREVGGSEWDEKSWREMVVVIEEVCDEVLGEFIGEVLAF; this is translated from the exons ATGGTAGCTTCAATGACTCAGACATTGCAACTCCAACTTCACATCATTCTTCTGAATACACTAACAGATCAGATGATCACAGCTG ATAGATGGGCATTACTGATATCCAATCCAATTTATGCGAAGGAAGATCGAGGCCAAAAGAGGTCAACAACTTTAGGCGAACTGCTCAGCTTTCCTAAAGTAGAGAAGGAAGATGAGGGCGCCAGAGGATTAACAGTTTCAAGCAGTAGACCATTTGGTGAAGAGCAAGACCCTAGTTTTTCAGCAGCATGTTTTGGTAACATGAGGACTTTGTCAAGGTCTAAATCTTTATCATCGTCTTTGGTTAATGAACAATGCACTGGATTGAACACAGAGGCATCTGAG GAAGACCAACCAAGTCCTGATTCAGTTTTAGCAGCACCATTTGAGGATGCCTCTCGTTCATCTGAAAGCAATCATGATAGAAACTCTC GACTACTGTCGAGATCAATACCGATAAGGTCAGTATCGCGACACTTTACATGGGACGATACTGACATGGAATCTGCCGCATTACAATCATCCCAAGAACGCACCAAATCATTGCTCAAATCAAATGAAGAAGAGCAAAAATGGTTCAACTTCATCCACAACATGTTGGACAGCAACAACTTCACTCAATTGGATTCACCGAAAGAAGTGAATCAAAGACTCATGTTTGATTGTGTTAATGAAGCTCTATCTGAAATCAGTAAGAATGCAACAATGGTTGCATATCCTGGGATCAGAGCTTGTAATGGCCTCTGGAAACAAAGTTCAAGTTCTAGTAACCATTTGTCGACGCAAGTGTGGGAGTTATTAAGGTATTGGATGAGTAATACTGGGAGCAATGCATTAGAAGTGGTGTATAAGAATGTGAAGAGAGAGGTAGGAGGGAGTGAATGGGATGAGAAGAGTTGGAGGGAGATGGTGGTGGTTATTGAAGAGGTTTGTGATGAGGTTTTGGGAGAGTTCATCGGAGAAGTGTTGGCGTTCTAG
- the LOC120261681 gene encoding uncharacterized protein LOC120261681 isoform X2, with the protein MSGFQCMKGKDLKKPSYGCMGRLMDRFDSNGSIITNKLLTESSNSQFDGSLVHQSCSDVLDNGRLQVEDEVQNDQRNSSSEKELGGMPTRLASEMSRYMPTKKPENVVARLMGLDMNSLPAQPLVVTTTMKSQYGCSADTSTSVHQGNKQLDKDRYFDATSRDNGLRIYEKELKDEQPWTFRNEISDETINTKRMALVHHILATNGNLVQSKELQDAAEALSSDKDFYLKFVGEPNQSHQLQSDPRPKNRIVVLKPSKLVDMKSEKYIPDPQKRQISASSTYPSSDSISKKARIVVLKPKQRKPRCVDSSVTSNIFVPKLDKGLDFIVVIQFLC; encoded by the exons ATGAGTGGGTTTCAGTGTATGAAAGGGAAGGATCTAAAGAAACCAAGTTATGGGTGCATGGGAAGGTTAATGGATAGGTTTGACTCCAATGGCAGCATCATAACAAACAAGCTATTAACTGAGAGTTCAAACTCACAGTTTGATG GTTCTCTGGTTCATCAAAGTTGCTCAGATGTGTTGGATAATGGCAGGCTTCAAGTTGAGGACGAA GTACAAAATGATCAAAGGAATAGTTCATCTGAAAAGGAACTTGGTGGAATGCCGACAAGATTGGCATCGGAGATGTCAAGGTATATGCCAACAAAGAAACCTGAAAATGTTGTTGCTAGGTTAATGGGGCTGGATATGAATTCTTTACCAGCACAACCACTGGTTGTAACCACTACGATGAAGTCACAATATGGTTGTTCAGCCGATACATCAACATCGGTTCACCAGGGAAACAAGCAACTGGACAAGGATCGGTACTTTGATGCAACGTCACGAGATAATGGCTTGCGTATCTATGAGAAAGAATTGAAAGATGAACAACCCTGGACTTTTCGGAATGAAATATCTGATGAAACTATAAATACAAAGAGAATGGCCCTTGTTCATCACATTTTAGCGACAAATGGAAACTTGGTTCAGTCTAAAGAGTTACAAGATGCAGCTGAGGCTCTAAGTTCAGATAAGGACTTTTATCTCAAATTTGTTGGAGAACCGAATCAGTCTCATCAACTCCAGAGTGATCCTCGGCCAAAGAATCGGATTGTGGTGTTGAAACCATCAAAATTAGTCGACATGAAGAGTGAAAAGTATATTCCTGATCCTCAGAAGCGCCAGATAAGTGCAAGTTCAACATATCCAAGTTCTGATAGTATATCGAAAAAAGCCCGGATTGTTGTTTTAAAGCCTAAACAACGAAAGCCTCGTTGTGTCGATAGTTCAGTAACTTCAAATATATTCGTGCCGAAATTGGATAAGGGCCTTGATTTCATTGTTGTCATCCAATTCTTATGCTAG
- the LOC120261681 gene encoding uncharacterized protein LOC120261681 isoform X1: MDSSICLLNYSFFLSDSWFLILSVWIPVLSLDFFHSFLHLLVLILSLCQPPTGSDDKAVGDKMSGFQCMKGKDLKKPSYGCMGRLMDRFDSNGSIITNKLLTESSNSQFDGSLVHQSCSDVLDNGRLQVEDEVQNDQRNSSSEKELGGMPTRLASEMSRYMPTKKPENVVARLMGLDMNSLPAQPLVVTTTMKSQYGCSADTSTSVHQGNKQLDKDRYFDATSRDNGLRIYEKELKDEQPWTFRNEISDETINTKRMALVHHILATNGNLVQSKELQDAAEALSSDKDFYLKFVGEPNQSHQLQSDPRPKNRIVVLKPSKLVDMKSEKYIPDPQKRQISASSTYPSSDSISKKARIVVLKPKQRKPRCVDSSVTSNIFVPKLDKGLDFIVVIQFLC, encoded by the exons ATGGATTCCAGCATTTGTCTTCTGAATTATTCCTTCTTTTTATCGGATTCATGGTTTTTGATTTTGTCTGTATGGATTCCCGTGTtgtctcttgatttttttcattcctttcttcatcttttggttttgattctcTCCTTATGTCAACCTCCAACCGGTTCTGATGATAAAGCTG TTGGTGATAAGATGAGTGGGTTTCAGTGTATGAAAGGGAAGGATCTAAAGAAACCAAGTTATGGGTGCATGGGAAGGTTAATGGATAGGTTTGACTCCAATGGCAGCATCATAACAAACAAGCTATTAACTGAGAGTTCAAACTCACAGTTTGATG GTTCTCTGGTTCATCAAAGTTGCTCAGATGTGTTGGATAATGGCAGGCTTCAAGTTGAGGACGAA GTACAAAATGATCAAAGGAATAGTTCATCTGAAAAGGAACTTGGTGGAATGCCGACAAGATTGGCATCGGAGATGTCAAGGTATATGCCAACAAAGAAACCTGAAAATGTTGTTGCTAGGTTAATGGGGCTGGATATGAATTCTTTACCAGCACAACCACTGGTTGTAACCACTACGATGAAGTCACAATATGGTTGTTCAGCCGATACATCAACATCGGTTCACCAGGGAAACAAGCAACTGGACAAGGATCGGTACTTTGATGCAACGTCACGAGATAATGGCTTGCGTATCTATGAGAAAGAATTGAAAGATGAACAACCCTGGACTTTTCGGAATGAAATATCTGATGAAACTATAAATACAAAGAGAATGGCCCTTGTTCATCACATTTTAGCGACAAATGGAAACTTGGTTCAGTCTAAAGAGTTACAAGATGCAGCTGAGGCTCTAAGTTCAGATAAGGACTTTTATCTCAAATTTGTTGGAGAACCGAATCAGTCTCATCAACTCCAGAGTGATCCTCGGCCAAAGAATCGGATTGTGGTGTTGAAACCATCAAAATTAGTCGACATGAAGAGTGAAAAGTATATTCCTGATCCTCAGAAGCGCCAGATAAGTGCAAGTTCAACATATCCAAGTTCTGATAGTATATCGAAAAAAGCCCGGATTGTTGTTTTAAAGCCTAAACAACGAAAGCCTCGTTGTGTCGATAGTTCAGTAACTTCAAATATATTCGTGCCGAAATTGGATAAGGGCCTTGATTTCATTGTTGTCATCCAATTCTTATGCTAG
- the LOC120258587 gene encoding photosystem I reaction center subunit IV A, chloroplastic-like gives MATSSLASAASSFVFTSNITNNCTPRTKGSSSGPRRHRPLPKQRRLQSRLQLVPKRGAEVRILRRESYWYKECGTVVNCDQDPATRYPVVVRFKKVDYANISTNNFALDEIQEV, from the exons ATGGCAACCTCAAGCTTAGCTTCAGCAGCCTCAAGCTTTGTTTTCACATCCAACATAACTAACAACTGCACCCCAAGGACTA AAGGCTCGTCGTCCGGGCCGAGGAGGCATCGGCCGTTACCGAAACAAAGGAGGCTCCAAAGCCGCCTCCAATTGGTCCCCAAGAGAGGGGCTGAG GTGAGGATCCTCAGGAGAGAATCCTATTGGTACAAAGAATGTGGAACAGTTGTGAATTGTGATCAG GATCCAGCAACTCGTTACCCGGTTGTGGTTCGATTTAAAAAAGTGGACTATGCCAATATCTCCACAAACAACTTCGCATTAGATGAGATTCAAGAAGTGTAA
- the LOC120264712 gene encoding CLIP-associated protein-like, which translates to MEEVLEMARAKDTKERMAGVERLHHYLETSRKTLSASDVTALVDCCMDLLKDNNFRVSQGGLQALSSAAVLAGEHLKLHLNALVPAVVERLGDGKQPVRDAARQLLITLMEVSSPTIIVERAGSYAWTHKSWRVREEFARTVATAVGLFASTEPTLQRVLLPPVLQLLNDSNNSVREAATTCLEELYTHVGSQLREELQRHHLPSSMMKEIDARLEKIEPKARQSDGLGSRFASAEAKSFNFSQKRSSPKAKSTPRETLFSGGESDVTEKPVDPIKVFSEKELIREFERIASTLVPEKDWSLRIAAMQRVEGLVFGGAADYPSFPMLLKQLVPPLSTQLSDRRSSVVKQACHLLNLLSKELLGDFEACAEMFIPVLFKLVVITVLVIAESADNCIKTMLRNCKVARVLPRIADSAKNDRSAILRARCCEYALLILEYWADAPEIQRSADLYEDLIKCCVADAMSEVRSTARACYRLFTKTWPERSRRLFLSFDPVIQRVINDEDGGVHKRYASPSLRDRGVQLSRAQSHGATPSLPGYGTSAIVAMDKSTSTFSGSSISASNLLLSQNKPLGKGSERSLESVLNASKQKVSAIESLLRGVNLSDKQNSTVVRSSSLDLGVDPPSSRDPPFPSAVPATNHLLLQSADTNLANNARGSLRNGGFSTDLVSSQIQASREPNKLSYLSHSADSLSALSLPYPGRRSSERLQEGGAFEDHNDVRYARRFTNFQAEKQYLDTPYRDAGYRDLHNSYIPNFQRPLRKQVTSRPSGSSRTSFDDSQLALNDMASYMDGPASLNDALTEGLSPSSDWIARVSAFNYIRTLIQQGPKGIQEITQSFEKVMKLFFQHLDDPHHKVAQAALSTLAEIIPSCRKPFESYLERILPHVFSRLIDPKELVRQPCSTTLDIVGKTYGIESLLPALLRSLDEQRSPKAKLAVIEFANNSFNKHAMNSESYINTGFLKLWLAKLAPLVNDKNTKLKEAAITGIISVYSHFDSASVLNFILSLSVEEQNSLRRALKQYTPRIEVDLVNFLQNKKEKQRSKSFYDQSDVVGTSSDDGYAGMPKKGHSFGRYSAGSVDSEGGRKWNSMQESTQITGSIVQAASDDAAQLFHQNLEPSSDSEVIGPKIKDLKFNTGITVENTGLWINHPEKADQSLGVESPSTTPRLDIGILLNSDAQKALGTVDGNAIQSTELNQENLLSTKMHTFADNGPSIPQLLHQICNGNDENSSSMKHEALQQLVKASLGNDHSVWTKYFNQILTTVLEVLDDPNSSTRELSLSLIGEMLNNQKLAMEDSVEIVVEKLLHATKDPVAKVSNEAHSCLTKILAQYDPFRCLTVVVPLLVSDDEKTLVICINCLTKLVGRLSQEELMTQLPSFLPGLFDAFRNQSPDVRKTVVFCLVDIYIMLGKAFLPYLEGLNSTQLRLVTIYANRISQARSGAPIDTNP; encoded by the exons ATGGAGGAGGTGCTGGAGATGGCGCGGGCCAAGGACACCAAGGAACGCATGGCTGGTGTCGAGCGGCTTCACCACTACCTCGAAACCTCCCGGAAAACCCTCTCGGCCTCCGATGTCACCGCCCTTGTCGATTGTTGCATGGATCTCCTCAAGGATAACAACTTTCGGGTCTCTCAGGGCGGTCTTCAGGCGTTGTCGTCTGCTGCTGTGCTTGCTGGTGAACACCTTAAGCTTCATCTCAACGCGCTTGTGCCTGCTGTCGTTGAGAGGCTTGGGGATGGGAAGCAGCCTGTTAGGGATGCTGCTCGCCAGCTTCTCATCACTCTCATGGAG GTCTCCTCCCCAACCATTATTGTTGAAAGGGCTGGGAGTTATGCTTGGACTCACAAGAGCTGGAGAGTTCGGGAAGAGTTTGCTCGTACTGTTGCGACTGCTGTTGGCCTGTTTGCTTCGACAGAGCCCACACTGCAGAGGGTTTTACTACCTCCT GTTTTGCAGTTGTTAAATGACTCAAACAATAGTGTAAGAGAAGCTGCAACTACATGCCTTGAG GAGTTGTACACACATGTTGGATCTCAATTGCGGGAAGAACTCCAGCGCCATCATCTTCCTTCATCAATG ATGAAAGAGATAGATGCCAGGCTAGAGAAAATAGAACCAAAGGCTCGCCAATCAGATGGACTTGGAAGCCGTTTTGCATCTGCTGAAGCAAAATCATTCAATTTTAGTCAGAAAAGAAGCAGCCCCAAAGCGAAGAGCACACCAAGGGAAACCTTGTTCTCTGGAG GAGAGAGTGATGTTACTGAAAAGCCGGTGGATCCTATCAAAGTCTTTTCAGAGAAGGAATTGATCAGGGAATTTGAGAGAATTGCATCTACTTTAGTACCAGAGAAAGACTGGTCTCTCCGAATAGCTGCAATGCAAAGAGTTGAAGGCCTGGTGTTTGGAG GTGCAGCTGATTATCCGTCATTTCCTATGCTATTGAAGCAACTTGTTCCCCCATTGAGCACTCAGCTATCTGATCGACGTTCTAGCGTTGTGAAACAG GCTTGCCATTTGTTGAACTTATTATCAAAGGAACTTTTGGGTGATTTTGAGGCTTGTGCTGAGATGTTTATTCCG GTTCTGTTTAAACTTGTTGTGATAACTGTTCTTGTGATTGCGGAGTCTGCGGACAACTGCATAAAAACA ATGCTCCGAAACTGCAAGGTCGCACGAGTTCTTCCTCGGATAGCTGATTCTGCTAAAAATGATAGGAGTGCAATTCTTCGTGCCAG ATGTTGTGAATATGCACTGCTGATACTGGAGTATTGGGCTGATGCTCCAGAAATTCAGCGATCGGCTGATCTTTATGAAGATCTTATTAAGTGTTGTGTTGCAGATGCAATGAGTGAG GTGCGTTCAACTGCACGGGCATGCTACCGGTTGTTCACAAAAACTTGGCCTGAGCGTTCTCGTCGTCTTTTCTTATCCTTTGATCCTGTCATTCAAAGG GTgataaatgatgaagatggaggTGTGCACAAAAGATATGCTTCTCCTTCACTTCGTGATAGAGGGGTGCAGCTATCCCGTGCTCAATCACATGGAGCTACTCCGAGTCTTCCTGGGTATGGAACATCTGCTATTGTTGCAATGGACAAGAGTACAAGTACGTTCTCAGGGTCATCTATTTCTGCTAGCAATCTGCTTTTATCACAAAACAAACCACTTGGTAAAGGTTCTGAAAGAAGCCTTGAGAGTGTGCTCAATGCAAGCAAGCAGAAGGTTTCAGCAATCGAAAGTTTGTTGAGAGGTGTAAACCTCTCTGACAAGCAAAATTCTACAGTTGTACGTTCAAGCAGTCTGGATCTAG GGGTTGATCCGCCATCTTCTCGAGATCCACCTTTCCCATCTGCTGTGCCTGCTACAAATCATCTGCTATTACAAAGCGCTGATACAAATTTAGCTAATAACGCAAGAGGGAGTCTAAGAAATGGTGGTTTTTCGACTGATCTTGTCTCATCTCAGATTCAAGCCTCAAGAGAGCCGAACAAGTTATCTTATCTCAGTCATTCAGCTGATTCCTTGTCAGCTCTGTCATTACCATACCCTGGTAGAAGGTCTTCTGAACGGCTGCAAGAAGGAGGTGCTTTTGAAGATCATAATGATGTCAGATATGCGAGAAGGTTTACCAATTTTCAAGCTGAAAAGCAATATTTGGATACGCCATATAGAGATGCTGGCTACCGGGATTTGCATAATAGTTATATTCCTAACTTTCAAAGGCCACTAAGAAAGCAAGTTACAAGCCGTCCTTCTGGAAGTAGTAGAACTAGCTTTGATGATAGCCAACTTGCACTGAATGATATGGCTAGTTATATGGATGGCCCAGCATCTCTCAATGATGCACTTACTGAGGGCTTGAGTCCAAGTTCAGATTGGATAGCTAGGGTGTCTGCATTTAATTATATCCGTACCTTGATACAGCAAGGTCCGAAAGGTATTCAAGAAATCACCCAGAGTTTTGAGAAGGTCATGAAATTGTTTTTTCAACATTTGGATGATCCTCATCACAAGGTTGCACAGGCAGCTCTTTCAACACTTGCAGAGATTATCCCATCTTGCAGAAAACCTTTTGAGAGTTATCTTGAAAGGATCCTTCCACATGTCTTTTCCAGATTAATTGACCCTAAAGAACTAGTTAGGCAACCATGCTCAACGACACTGGATATTGTCGGTAAGACTTATGGTATTGAATCCCTGCTACCTGCTCTTCTCCGTTCGCTGGATGAACAAAGGTCTCCAAAAGCAAAACTAGCTGTCATCGAGTTTGCAAACAACTCTTTCAACAAGCATGCAATGAATTCCGAAAGTTACATCAATACTGGTTTTCTTAAGCTGTGGCTTGCAAAGTTAGCACCATTGGTAAACGACAAAAATACCAAATTGAAAGAGGCAGCTATCACTGGTATCATATCAGTTTATTCACATTTTGATTCGGCATCAGTGTTGAACTTTATTCTCAGCCTCTCAGTTGAAGAGCAGAATTCCTTGAGACGTGCGCTTAAACAGTATACCCCACGGATAGAGGTTGATTTAGTCAATTTccttcaaaacaaaaaagagaaacagCGTTCCAAATCTTTCTATGACCAATCAGATGTTGTGGGAACCTCTTCAGATGATGGATATGCTGGAATGCCCAAAAAAGGCCACTCTTTTGGAAGATATTCTGCCGGTTCGGTTGATAGCGAAGGTGGGAGGAAGTGGAATTCAATGCAAGAATCCACACAAATTACTGGTTCTATTGTTCAGGCAGCTTCAGATGACGCTGCACAACTTTTTCATCAAAACTTGGAGCCCAGCTCTGACTCTGAAGTTATTGGTCCCAAAATCAAAGATCTAAAATTCAACACAGGCATCACTGTGGAGAACACTGGATTGTGGATTAACCATCCAGAAAAGGCTGATCAAAGCTTGGGAGTTGAGAGCCCTTCAACAACTCCTCGTCTGGATATTGGTATACTGTTAAACAGTGATGCGCAGAAAGCTCTTGGAACCGTCGATGGCAATGCTATTCAAAGCACAGAGCTCAACCAAGAGAATCTCCTTTCAACAAAGATGCACACCTTTGCAGATAATGGACCTAGCATTCCTCAATTGCTTCATCAA ATTTGTAATGGGAATGACGAGAATTCAAGTTCTATGAAACACGAAGCACTGCAGCAATTGGTTAAGGCTTCTTTGGGCAATGATCATTCTGTCTGGACCAAG TACTTCAACCAGATCTTAACCACCGTGCTTGAAGTTTTGGATGATCCTAATTCATCCACAAGggagctttctctttctttgataGGTGAAATGCTGAATAATCAG AAATTGGCTATGGAAGATTCTGTTGAGATAGTTGTGGAAAAATTGCTTCATGCAACTAAGGATCCGGTGGCTAAG GTTTCCAATGAAGCACACAGCTgcttaacaaaaatattagcTCAGTATGATCCATTTAGATGTCTTACG GTTGTTGTCCCTTTATTGGTCAGTGATGATGAGAAAACCCTTGTTATATGCATCAATTGTTTAACCAAG CTTGTGGGACGGCTTTCACAAGAGGAATTGATGACTCAATTGCCTTCTTTCCTTCCTGGACTTTTTGATGCATTTCGTAACCAGAGTCCAGATGTCCGCAAG ACTGTTGTGTTCTGTTTAGTCGATATCTATATCATGCTCGGCAAGGCATTCTTACCATACTTGGAAGGTCTCAATAGCACACAACTCCGGTTGGTAACCATCTATGCGAACCGGATTTCTCAGGCAAGATCCGGAGCTCCTATTGATACTAACCCTTAA